One window of Heptranchias perlo isolate sHepPer1 chromosome 15, sHepPer1.hap1, whole genome shotgun sequence genomic DNA carries:
- the rbm41 gene encoding RNA-binding protein 41: MRRVSSRICCDEDVEPEELETEGERQLQNLLKHQLDTTVTLEECIAKKKCFAPSALYKPFGEQAAGVLSLSQFQTLQEGDGEIAALRELGLTDREIELWQDRESLVKFSGLGADPAAVQQRLRAIEEKIEERQRLLSLPQRFAGSKQLNRREMEIEKAMFQGTDRYTFLKALYYQDEKYIKDQSDPINQLEMMLLKFKNNPVGTGDTPKNRPGSSMEIPSTATSEGGTFGEMTGLFIPPQSELSVADQYENQSTKRLSVNVPIRTLPSTGTHGPQKITQQVEAVPQEEIRRNKLSEEEIRMIPRFSNYNPGQPSRVLYLKNLNPKATLEDLFSLFVSFQQKDGPQLLFRLLTGRMKGQAFITFPSVEMSMEALNMVNGYNLMGKPVIIEYGQNRSDQ, translated from the exons ATGCGCAG GGTTAGCAGTCGTATTTGTTGTGATGAGGATGTTGAGCCAGAGGAGCTGGAAACCGAAGGAGAGAGGCAGTTACAAAACCTGTTGAAGCACCAGCTAGACACAACAGTAACACTTGAAGA ATGCATAGCTAAGAAGAAATGCTTTGCCCCAAGTGCTTTATACAAGCCATTCGGGGAGCAGGCAGCAGGAGTGCTGAGTCTATCACAGTTCCAGACTCTGCAGGAAGGAGATGGGGAGATTGCTGCCCTGAGAGAACTTGGACTTACTGACAGAGAAATTGAACTCTGGCAAGACAGAGAATCTCTAGTTAAG TTCTCAGGGCTCGGAGCAGACCCAGCAGCAGTGCAGCAAAGACTCCGTGCCATTGAAGAGAAGATTGAGGAGCGCCAACGACTTCTGTCATTGCCACAGAGATTCGCAGGAAGTAAACAGCTGAACAGAagggagatggagattgaaaaagCCATGTTCCAGGGAACTGACCGATACACTTTCCTGAAAGCACTGTACTACCAAG ATGAAAAGTACATAAAAGACCAGAGTGACCCGATCAACCAATTGGAAATGATGTTACTAAAattcaaaaacaatccagtcgGAACGGGAGACACTCCGAAAAACAGACCAGGGTCTTCTATGGAAATACCTTCCACGGCAACAAGTGAAGGAGGTACCTTTGGAGAAATGACTGGCCTATTTATTCCACCACAAAGTGAGCTCAGTGTTGCTGATCAGTATGAAAACCAGAGCACTAAGAGGCTTTCTGTAAATGTTCCTATCAGAACCCTACCCAGCACCGGCACACACGGCCCTCAGAAAATTACTCAGCAAGTGGAAGCTGTTCCCCAAGAAGAGATCAGGAGGAACAAGCTTTCTGAGGAGGAAATCCGAATGATTCCCAGATTTTCAAACTATAATCCTGGACAACCAAGCAGG GTTCTGTACTTGAAAAACCTGAATCCAAAAGCCACGCTGGAGGATCTATTTTCCTTATTTGTTTCTTTCCAACAAAAGGACGGCCCTCAACTCCTTTTCCGTTTATTGACAGGCCGAATGAAGGGACAAGCATTCATCACCTTCCCAA GTGTGGAGATGTCGATGGAAGCACTGAACATGGTGAATGGCTACAATCTGATGGGCAAGCCAGTAATCATAGAGTATGGACAGAACCGATCTGATCAGTGA